A genome region from Oenanthe melanoleuca isolate GR-GAL-2019-014 chromosome 14, OMel1.0, whole genome shotgun sequence includes the following:
- the SPSB3 gene encoding SPRY domain-containing SOCS box protein 3 isoform X1 — translation MPQQSLSRFLPVPRCTPAFLPFPAVLSALPEQGALGSGVPGQRRGQRGGRGAPATAGKRHWPTRARSHGAGYSGTGGMEPARTMAELISTSADAYLSGGSMARRPRSSRAWHFVLSGVRREADGWAGARGWGYDSDGQHSDSDSEPEFSSVSPSIPSAIPVTGESYCNCENQSEAPYCSSLHALHRVRDCRCGEEDEYFDWVWDDLNKSTATLLTCDNRKVNFHMEYSCGTAAIRGNKELADGQHFWEIKMTSPVYGTDMMVGIGTSDVNLDKYRHTFCSLLGKDEDSWGLSYTGLLHHKGDKTNFSSRFGQGSIIGVHLDTWHGTLTFFKNRKCIGVAATKLQNKKFYPMVCSTAAKSSMKVIRSCASRTSLQYLCCFRLRQLLPHYVDTLEVLPLPPGLKQVLHNKLGWVLSMNYSTSKPSSSSGSDSDSSCGSDAEACQRKRCRRT, via the exons ATGCCACAACAGTCGCTCAGTCGCTTCCTGCCAGTCCCACGCTGCACTCCAGCCTTCCTTCcattccctgctgtgctgtcagcGCTCCCGGAGCAGGGAGCTCTCGGGAGCGGTGTCCCGGGGCAGCgcaggggacagcggggcggCCGAGGCGCTCCAGCCACAGCCGGCAAACGCCACTGGCCCACCCGGGCACGGAGTCACGGCGCGGGGTACAGCGGCACCGGCGGCATGGAGCCCGCACGCACCATGGCAGAGCTCATCAGCACCTCCGCCGACG CCTACCTGTCGGGGGGCAGCATGGCACGGCGCCCGCGCAGCAGCCGCGCCTGGCACTTTGTCCTGAGCGGGGTGCGGCGCGAGGCCGACGGCTGGGCCGGCGCGCGGGGCTGGGGCTACGACTCCGACGGGCAG cacagcgACTCAGATTCGGAGCCCGAGTTTTCCTCCGTGTCTCCCTCCATCCCGAGCGCCATCCCTGTGACTGGAGAGTCCTACTGCAACTGTGAGAACCAGAGTGAAGCTCCCTACTGCTCCAGCCTGCACGCGCTGCACCGCGTCCGCGACTGCCGCTGCGGCGAGGAGGACGAGT ATTTTGACTGGGTGTGGGATGACCTGAACAAGTCCACGGCCACGCTGCTGACGTGTGACAACCGCAAGGTGAACTTCCACATGGAGTACAGCTGCGGCACGGCCGCCATCCGCGGCAACAAGGAGCTGGCGGACGGGCAGCACTTCTGGGAGATCAAAATGACCTCCCCAGTGTATGGCACTGACATG ATGGTGGGGATCGGGACGTCGGATGTGAACCTGGACAAGTACCGCCACAccttctgcagcctgctgggcaAGGACGAGGACAGCTGGGGACTCTCCTACACAG GACTGCTGCATCACAAGGGCGACAAAACAAACTTCTCCTCGAGGTTTGGCCAAGGCTCCATTATTGGGGTGCATCTGGACACGTGGCACGGGACACTCACCTTCTTCAAGAACCGCAAGTGCATAG gggtggcagccacaaagctgcaGAACAAGAAGTTTTACCCCATGGTGTGCTCCACGGCAGCCAAGAGCAGCATGAAGGTGATCCGGTCGTGCGCCAGCCGCACGTCCCTGCAGTACCTGTGCTGCTTCCGCCTGcgccagctcctgccccactATGTGGACACGCTGGaggtgctgcccctgcccccagGACTCAAGCAGGTGCTGCACAACAAACTGGGCTGGGTGTTGAGCATGAACTATAGCACGTCAaagccttcctcctcctcgggGAGCGACTCGGACAGCTCGTGCGGCTCGGATGCGGAGGCCTGCCAAAGGAAGAGGTGCAGGAGGACATAA
- the SPSB3 gene encoding SPRY domain-containing SOCS box protein 3 isoform X2: MSREGKIAYLSGGSMARRPRSSRAWHFVLSGVRREADGWAGARGWGYDSDGQQHSDSDSEPEFSSVSPSIPSAIPVTGESYCNCENQSEAPYCSSLHALHRVRDCRCGEEDEYFDWVWDDLNKSTATLLTCDNRKVNFHMEYSCGTAAIRGNKELADGQHFWEIKMTSPVYGTDMMVGIGTSDVNLDKYRHTFCSLLGKDEDSWGLSYTGLLHHKGDKTNFSSRFGQGSIIGVHLDTWHGTLTFFKNRKCIGVAATKLQNKKFYPMVCSTAAKSSMKVIRSCASRTSLQYLCCFRLRQLLPHYVDTLEVLPLPPGLKQVLHNKLGWVLSMNYSTSKPSSSSGSDSDSSCGSDAEACQRKRCRRT, encoded by the exons ATGTCCCGGGAGGGGAAAATAG CCTACCTGTCGGGGGGCAGCATGGCACGGCGCCCGCGCAGCAGCCGCGCCTGGCACTTTGTCCTGAGCGGGGTGCGGCGCGAGGCCGACGGCTGGGCCGGCGCGCGGGGCTGGGGCTACGACTCCGACGGGCAG cagcacagcgACTCAGATTCGGAGCCCGAGTTTTCCTCCGTGTCTCCCTCCATCCCGAGCGCCATCCCTGTGACTGGAGAGTCCTACTGCAACTGTGAGAACCAGAGTGAAGCTCCCTACTGCTCCAGCCTGCACGCGCTGCACCGCGTCCGCGACTGCCGCTGCGGCGAGGAGGACGAGT ATTTTGACTGGGTGTGGGATGACCTGAACAAGTCCACGGCCACGCTGCTGACGTGTGACAACCGCAAGGTGAACTTCCACATGGAGTACAGCTGCGGCACGGCCGCCATCCGCGGCAACAAGGAGCTGGCGGACGGGCAGCACTTCTGGGAGATCAAAATGACCTCCCCAGTGTATGGCACTGACATG ATGGTGGGGATCGGGACGTCGGATGTGAACCTGGACAAGTACCGCCACAccttctgcagcctgctgggcaAGGACGAGGACAGCTGGGGACTCTCCTACACAG GACTGCTGCATCACAAGGGCGACAAAACAAACTTCTCCTCGAGGTTTGGCCAAGGCTCCATTATTGGGGTGCATCTGGACACGTGGCACGGGACACTCACCTTCTTCAAGAACCGCAAGTGCATAG gggtggcagccacaaagctgcaGAACAAGAAGTTTTACCCCATGGTGTGCTCCACGGCAGCCAAGAGCAGCATGAAGGTGATCCGGTCGTGCGCCAGCCGCACGTCCCTGCAGTACCTGTGCTGCTTCCGCCTGcgccagctcctgccccactATGTGGACACGCTGGaggtgctgcccctgcccccagGACTCAAGCAGGTGCTGCACAACAAACTGGGCTGGGTGTTGAGCATGAACTATAGCACGTCAaagccttcctcctcctcgggGAGCGACTCGGACAGCTCGTGCGGCTCGGATGCGGAGGCCTGCCAAAGGAAGAGGTGCAGGAGGACATAA
- the SPSB3 gene encoding SPRY domain-containing SOCS box protein 3 isoform X3, whose protein sequence is MSREGKIAYLSGGSMARRPRSSRAWHFVLSGVRREADGWAGARGWGYDSDGQHSDSDSEPEFSSVSPSIPSAIPVTGESYCNCENQSEAPYCSSLHALHRVRDCRCGEEDEYFDWVWDDLNKSTATLLTCDNRKVNFHMEYSCGTAAIRGNKELADGQHFWEIKMTSPVYGTDMMVGIGTSDVNLDKYRHTFCSLLGKDEDSWGLSYTGLLHHKGDKTNFSSRFGQGSIIGVHLDTWHGTLTFFKNRKCIGVAATKLQNKKFYPMVCSTAAKSSMKVIRSCASRTSLQYLCCFRLRQLLPHYVDTLEVLPLPPGLKQVLHNKLGWVLSMNYSTSKPSSSSGSDSDSSCGSDAEACQRKRCRRT, encoded by the exons ATGTCCCGGGAGGGGAAAATAG CCTACCTGTCGGGGGGCAGCATGGCACGGCGCCCGCGCAGCAGCCGCGCCTGGCACTTTGTCCTGAGCGGGGTGCGGCGCGAGGCCGACGGCTGGGCCGGCGCGCGGGGCTGGGGCTACGACTCCGACGGGCAG cacagcgACTCAGATTCGGAGCCCGAGTTTTCCTCCGTGTCTCCCTCCATCCCGAGCGCCATCCCTGTGACTGGAGAGTCCTACTGCAACTGTGAGAACCAGAGTGAAGCTCCCTACTGCTCCAGCCTGCACGCGCTGCACCGCGTCCGCGACTGCCGCTGCGGCGAGGAGGACGAGT ATTTTGACTGGGTGTGGGATGACCTGAACAAGTCCACGGCCACGCTGCTGACGTGTGACAACCGCAAGGTGAACTTCCACATGGAGTACAGCTGCGGCACGGCCGCCATCCGCGGCAACAAGGAGCTGGCGGACGGGCAGCACTTCTGGGAGATCAAAATGACCTCCCCAGTGTATGGCACTGACATG ATGGTGGGGATCGGGACGTCGGATGTGAACCTGGACAAGTACCGCCACAccttctgcagcctgctgggcaAGGACGAGGACAGCTGGGGACTCTCCTACACAG GACTGCTGCATCACAAGGGCGACAAAACAAACTTCTCCTCGAGGTTTGGCCAAGGCTCCATTATTGGGGTGCATCTGGACACGTGGCACGGGACACTCACCTTCTTCAAGAACCGCAAGTGCATAG gggtggcagccacaaagctgcaGAACAAGAAGTTTTACCCCATGGTGTGCTCCACGGCAGCCAAGAGCAGCATGAAGGTGATCCGGTCGTGCGCCAGCCGCACGTCCCTGCAGTACCTGTGCTGCTTCCGCCTGcgccagctcctgccccactATGTGGACACGCTGGaggtgctgcccctgcccccagGACTCAAGCAGGTGCTGCACAACAAACTGGGCTGGGTGTTGAGCATGAACTATAGCACGTCAaagccttcctcctcctcgggGAGCGACTCGGACAGCTCGTGCGGCTCGGATGCGGAGGCCTGCCAAAGGAAGAGGTGCAGGAGGACATAA
- the NUBP2 gene encoding cytosolic Fe-S cluster assembly factor NUBP2, producing MRRGNMEEPAGERANLAGVRHIVLVLSGKGGVGKSTLSTELALALRSAGNRVGILDVDLCGPSIPRMLRVQDSAVHQCDSGWVPVFVGQDKAIALMSIGFLLERPDDAVVWRGPKKNALIKQFVSDVAWGDLDFLIVDTPPGTSDEHISTVEALRPHRLLGAVLVTTPQAVSVGDVRRELTFCRKAGLRILGIVENMSGFVCPHCSECTNIFSKGGGEELAKHAGVPFLGCVPLDPQLSQSLEEGKDFIQEFPKSSAFPALTHIAQQILDTSQRSS from the exons ATGCGGCGCGGCAACATGGAGGAGCCGGCCGGGG AGAGAGCCAACCTGGCGGGGGTGCGGCACATCGTGCTGGTGCTGTCCGGGAAGGGCGGCGTTGGGAAGAGCACCCTGTCCACCGAGCTGGCCCTGGCTCTGCGCAGCGCTGGCAACAGG gtggGGATCCTGGACGTGGACCTGTGTGGCCCCAGCATCCCGCGCATGCTGCGGGTGCAGGACAGCGCCGTGCACCAGTGTGACAGTGGCTGGGTGCCCGTGTTCGTGGGCCAGGACAAGGCCATCGCCCTCATGTCCATTGGCTTCCTGCTGGAGCGGCCCGACGACGCCGTGGTGTGGAGGGGACCCAAGAAAAACG CTTTGATCAAACAATTTGTCAGCGACGTGGCGTGGGGGGACCTGGACTTCCTGATTGTGGACACGCCACCGGGCACGTCCGACGAGCACATCTCCACCGTGGAGGCCTTGCGGCCCCACCGGCTGCTCGGGGCAGTGCTGGTCACCACACCTCAG GCCGTGTCCGTGGGGGATGTGAGGCGGGAGCTGACGTtctgcaggaaggcaggatTGCGGATCCTCGGCATCGTGGAGAACATGAGCGGCTTCGTGTGCCCCCACTGCTCT GAATGCACAAACATCTTCTCCAAAGGGGGAGGCGAGGAGCTGGCCAAGCACGCTGGGGTGCCCTTCCTGG GCTGTGTCCCCCTGGACCCTCAGCTCAGCCAGAGCTTGGAAGAGGGCAAAGACTTCATCCAAGAGTTTCCCAagagctctgccttccctgccttGACTCACATTGCCCAGCAGATCTTGGATACATCGCAGAGGAGCTCCTGA
- the SPSB3 gene encoding SPRY domain-containing SOCS box protein 3 isoform X4, whose protein sequence is MARRPRSSRAWHFVLSGVRREADGWAGARGWGYDSDGQHSDSDSEPEFSSVSPSIPSAIPVTGESYCNCENQSEAPYCSSLHALHRVRDCRCGEEDEYFDWVWDDLNKSTATLLTCDNRKVNFHMEYSCGTAAIRGNKELADGQHFWEIKMTSPVYGTDMMVGIGTSDVNLDKYRHTFCSLLGKDEDSWGLSYTGLLHHKGDKTNFSSRFGQGSIIGVHLDTWHGTLTFFKNRKCIGVAATKLQNKKFYPMVCSTAAKSSMKVIRSCASRTSLQYLCCFRLRQLLPHYVDTLEVLPLPPGLKQVLHNKLGWVLSMNYSTSKPSSSSGSDSDSSCGSDAEACQRKRCRRT, encoded by the exons ATGGCACGGCGCCCGCGCAGCAGCCGCGCCTGGCACTTTGTCCTGAGCGGGGTGCGGCGCGAGGCCGACGGCTGGGCCGGCGCGCGGGGCTGGGGCTACGACTCCGACGGGCAG cacagcgACTCAGATTCGGAGCCCGAGTTTTCCTCCGTGTCTCCCTCCATCCCGAGCGCCATCCCTGTGACTGGAGAGTCCTACTGCAACTGTGAGAACCAGAGTGAAGCTCCCTACTGCTCCAGCCTGCACGCGCTGCACCGCGTCCGCGACTGCCGCTGCGGCGAGGAGGACGAGT ATTTTGACTGGGTGTGGGATGACCTGAACAAGTCCACGGCCACGCTGCTGACGTGTGACAACCGCAAGGTGAACTTCCACATGGAGTACAGCTGCGGCACGGCCGCCATCCGCGGCAACAAGGAGCTGGCGGACGGGCAGCACTTCTGGGAGATCAAAATGACCTCCCCAGTGTATGGCACTGACATG ATGGTGGGGATCGGGACGTCGGATGTGAACCTGGACAAGTACCGCCACAccttctgcagcctgctgggcaAGGACGAGGACAGCTGGGGACTCTCCTACACAG GACTGCTGCATCACAAGGGCGACAAAACAAACTTCTCCTCGAGGTTTGGCCAAGGCTCCATTATTGGGGTGCATCTGGACACGTGGCACGGGACACTCACCTTCTTCAAGAACCGCAAGTGCATAG gggtggcagccacaaagctgcaGAACAAGAAGTTTTACCCCATGGTGTGCTCCACGGCAGCCAAGAGCAGCATGAAGGTGATCCGGTCGTGCGCCAGCCGCACGTCCCTGCAGTACCTGTGCTGCTTCCGCCTGcgccagctcctgccccactATGTGGACACGCTGGaggtgctgcccctgcccccagGACTCAAGCAGGTGCTGCACAACAAACTGGGCTGGGTGTTGAGCATGAACTATAGCACGTCAaagccttcctcctcctcgggGAGCGACTCGGACAGCTCGTGCGGCTCGGATGCGGAGGCCTGCCAAAGGAAGAGGTGCAGGAGGACATAA